Below is a genomic region from Ictalurus punctatus breed USDA103 chromosome 12, Coco_2.0, whole genome shotgun sequence.
TATTAAACTGCACCAAACACAAACGTGACGCGAATTTAATCCATAAAACACGGAGATATGACGTCACCTCAGAGAATTATACAGCACAAAAATACATGATAACAAGGGATACATGcgaaatacaaaacaaaacaaaacaaacaaggatGACGCGGATGTTCAAACACGACAAAACCGCCACACTTTCGCTTcgttaaaataacattaaataaataaataaacattttaaggtGTAGGTTTTCCACACCGTTCAATTTGTTGCTTTATAATGCGAATTAAAAagcctatatatttttttttttatttctttgttttttgataAAGGTTTGTGTGTATAAAGTGATATTTGTAGTTTGTAGAAATCCGATGGACGCGTAGCTTAGCAACATCAGCCCTTTCTCGAATGTTCGGACGCGCGTGAGacaaaaagaagggaaaaaaaagagatgacaTTTATGTGAATTCGCAAGCTAAATAACATTTCAGCTTTTAGTCTTCTTCGAGCAATCCCATCTCTTCAATTCAACCCGACAAAAGAGAGAAACCGTAAAggaatatgttttaaaaacaagaaaacaaacgAATAAGCATCCCATTACTTAcggtttattgttattattgtttattattttaaagatgtCCGCTCACTGAGGCGTGAACCGAGCTCCTGGGTTCATACGTCTTCTTACACACACCGTTATGTAACATTAAcccaactctgtgtgtgtgtttgggtgtgtgtgtgtttgggtgcgTTCCAAATCGCATACTCGGGCTGGGAGtcgattccaaaaaaaaaaaagaagaagaagaagaagcagaagaaagaGTCGATTCTTCAATTTCTTATGTTGGAGCTGGGGAGTCGATTCCACACAGAGATTCTGATTCGGTTCTGATACACAGTATGGCTAaaactatgtggacacctgaccatcacgcccatatgcggttcttccccaaactgttgccacaaagtttgaagcacacagatgTATAGAATCTCTCAGCATGCCTTAGCTTTGCGATTTCCCTTGTAGGCCCAAACCGGTTCCATCTgttgcacaaagtgagctccatgaagacctGGTGTGCCAAGGTTGGCGTGGAAGAAACCCACCTTCTCAGAAGgtgttatttattataacagcaaaagggcgAATACATCGGGAATGGGATTTTCAGcaagcacatgtgggtgtgatggtcaagcgtccacatactttttgtagtatagtgtatatggATTAAAGCACAATTATATTAAAGTAAAATGCAATCAAGGATGTACAATTCTGGAAAACCTGGAGGGAATTCATTTATATAGATAACTGATCTAAAATggagtggagtttgcatgttcagacagcgcttcgggggtttcctccgggtactccggtttcctccgttgtacgctgactggcatttccaaattatccgtagtgtgtgaatgtgtgtgattgtgccctgcgacgggTTGACATCCAGGGTTTCCCCCGACTTGTTCCCCAAGTCCCCTGgtgtaggctccaggcttcccgagaccctgtgtaggatcagCAGTAtgcaaaatggatggatggatggaattcccaaataaattttattattattattattattacaaacataAAAGCATTATTTGAGGCCCAAAAACAGCATCATATCAACATCGGACCAGTCTGTTGGATTGACCAAACTCTGGACAAGTGCCCCACTCCACACCAAACAAAGTTTGCatgatgctaaactggaggctataAGCGTCCATTACCTGTTAGCTACTTTAATTAACCTCGTAGCTCTAGCGCAAAACTAAAGAATCAAACATGAGACACTGAACATGTCTTAGCTGTTTATGTCCAAACTATTATAATTCAACACCACTGCCTTTAGCATTTAGCAACAGTAATGTAACTGGCAGCGTGTGGGACGCTAACTGGTGGTCATTAGCATCCGTTCTGAAATCTGGAGCAAAAGTAAAGcagtgaaatatttatgaaacaCTAAACATATCTCTCAGACACAGGAATGAACATTAAGAAcgtttaaatacatttttgctttattttatatgatcaGCAACTCCTTGACGCACAGCAATCAATGGACCAAAATGGTCCTGCAACTGAGATAATGTGCATTTTAAATCAGAATAAACGTCTTCTTTCCCTCCCCACACAGTAAGATTAGCACTCGCACCAGGTGAGTGACCGTGACTGAAACAGAATGAGATCGCTGCACTGTTTTGAAGAAGAAGGTCATCTATTTCTGAGACAGAGCAGAAGGACATGCAATTTTGATGAGCTCAGTTCGACACGGTCACTTCTCTCCGATTGGTTCGGCGAGCTTTCGGTCAAAATCCAATACAGGCGTCAAACGTCGATACGAAACGAGGTCGCGGTAGAGGAGCACCAGAGAGACGCCGTGAGGTCGGTCGGTCTACAGCACCAGAAAGGAGTAAATCCCTCTCTCTGGTTCCCGAGGTCAAATGATGCAGAGTTACTGATAACCGGATCGCCACCACGGAGCACGGGCCGTCGTTTTGTGCCGTCGTTAGCCGCTCCACCATGACAGCAAGCCCAGACCTGGCTCACTGATGGAAGCCTGCGCAAGTGAAGAACAATTATTTACTGTGTGCTTGATTAGAATGTTGCAGTAGGAATCGTACATGatactgaaaacaaataaaagctgCTCTGTGCAACCTCTCGGATCACGAACTTAACTATGATCGTTACGGCACCATACTTTATGGAGAAAAATACGAGGCGAGACACAGATGGCAGCTTGTTCCACATATACCTTGGGAGGAGGGATCTCAGGAAGTTCAGGAACACTTTGTGTGAGGCGGGGATGTGAGGCCTGGACGAGACGCCTCACATACTCACGCTCGTTCACACCTAGTGGCAATTTAGAGCAGCCAATCCACCTAGTGAcgtgtttttgggaggaagcacgagaacctggaggaaacccaacaGGGCAGAGCATtcaaatccctgtgaatgatccgttactatagaaacgataaggtattagAACGAGAACGTTAAAAATAAACccgtgatttgcagctgcactatggtctgtctgaatactcgattctgattggccagaaggtgtgcattaaaaGCGTataatgcacaggtagttccagtcagttaaAATCAGCGTTCTGAATTAatgcgctgcctataaacaactgtaaccgtAGTAACATATCGTTAcagttcacacacactcgcacgcaAACTctcgcactcactcactaataactatttattataattcatccAAATAAACGTAATCTTatcgcactactttatctctgtgtatgatttagagcgggAGGAATTCGACCCGTTTATAAAATAACTAACGAAAACGAAccgttatttttatcctttcactCAAATTTTGTGCCGCAAACATTACAGACAGCTTTAACTCGTCCGTGCTGGCGAGAGACCGTGGTATAAGCGGGATAGACAATCCACGGCCAGGTGTGCGTTACACCTTTTCAATGCACTCCGCTCCATGTCGGGTTTTTCTCTTCCTTCACGTCGCGCAGTAAAATCACGTGACGCGCACCTAGCCGTGGGTTCTCCCTTACTAAATCAGCGCTGTGGCACAAAACCCTTAAATGCAACAACGCAGTgcgttttcaagaaaaacaacatgaCACACGCGCAAAAGCAATTCAGATCAATATTCGTCTCACGTTGAAGATGCTCTTCAGCAGTCTCGGATTGTTTACCTCCGCTTTAACGATCGGCGCGGGAACGACACTGACTGAGAGCTGTACTTTACCCCGACATGCTGACCTTGCCAATAACAAGTGGAAGCTTAGACGGTAAAATAAGGTGCTTAATTCCCCCAGCGAGCTTATATGCTGTGTGATAGAACGAAGCAGCTCGAGAACACGGCTCCACCACAAGGGAGAAAACTTCAAACCGGACATTTTCACTAACGCAGTTATTTCTTTGAAGGCTGTTCTGGTAACTGAGTGACATTCGATTTCTGATTAGAGATCCTACAAACAGCCAGATGCACTTCAAGTACAGTGTGGAGTGTAAGAATACAGTCTAGTGTGCAGCATCACTCAAATttgaacctgtgtgtgtgtggtttctctcaccaccagtgtgtaagGAGACTCTTTCTTCTGCGTCCCGTCGTCCGTAGCGGTTGCAGGCGCTGCGCTGGCGGTTTGAGCGGGTGCCTCGGGTTCTTTGGTGGGCCCGGTGGGAGATGTATCCAAGAAGAACTCGTCCACGACCCGGAAGCGGATGTCCTCGCCCTGGTCCATGTAGAGGTCGTGAGCGCCTTCGTCAGTCTCGTACTCCCACACCCACACCTGCTCGGCTTCGTCACTACGGCCAGGCGTCAAGGAGCAAACACCATTCGGCCATCGATAACAGCGACACAGTCATCGCTGATTATTTATtctttacccacaatgcaccacacaATAGTACTGCattaacattcattcattcccacCACACACTACTCATTATGCCAGGCATCATCAGTGTTACTCATGCAGGATACAACTTAGCAGGCTGCTGTAGGGACTCGGGTGGGATAAGGATGTCGTCGAAGAATCCGAGGCTGactgtcaaacacacacacacacagttcatttTTATATCCCTGAGGAATAacagcttcacagaaatccaGAATACCCACAGTAAGCCGCCTACAAATGATCAGCAGCAGGATCGAGGAGacagggtgccaaaactttatTCGcatgcactttaaaaaaaaaaaaaaaaaaaaagccacactaATCAGATGAACCGCTGTGTGAGACGCAGCATCAAGTCCCTCACCTTGTACAAGCATGAGAGAGAAACGAAATTAAAAAGTGGTAaggattacattttaaaaaatcggaGGGGGGTTGTTTTTCTCCTTGAATAACAACAGAAACCGAAAGCGGACACATTACAAGAAAACCAACACAAGCCAGACCACATTTCAAATGACATGAACgcctacacaacacaacaaatcCGCTGCCATGTAACTGTTGGAGGAAGGGGACGCAAACTTCGGACcgttgtgtttatttatttatttatttatttttacgagGACTTCACTTCATTAaaacctttctttttcttctcaagCTGTCAGACTGACACCATACCAGCAAGCCATCTCTGAAAACACGGGGAAGCAGTAGCTTTCCAATCCCTCGATATGGCGACATCTAGCAAAACTCTAGTCACAAGATCTCAACCTCGCGTCTGCCTGATCTACAGCGCTAAACGAAGCGTGAAAACATCCAGGCGGTCTTGGTGTAAGTCTGGAACTTTCTATTCGCTCAGAATGTCCAAGTGAGTTATTGAATTCAAGCATATAGTTGACGCGTGTCTCACTGAGACTCTTGAAACCAagttcttcctttttttttttttacggtttCCTGCAGGGACTGAAATctgtacaaaacaaaataacaccACTAAAGGACCACGCGCTCCCATCGGCGTCATCCACTAACAAAGGGGAAGTGAAACTTATTACGGTGTCACCCAATCAGAGGGGAGCAACTGCTTGAGGCAACATGGGAAAGACATGTATAACACAAGCAAAGGCACAAAAATCACTTATAAGTaaagagaaaaggaagagaCTGTggtggttatatatatataataaaatcttACCATACACTCCTTCCTGACTGCAGTATTTGATCTTCCCGACCATCACCTCGTCCAGAAACGGGTGAAACACTACATACCTGAAGTGCACTGTGGGGGGAAAGACATATATTTACGTTTATTTAACGGCAACAAAGGCCTTGAGGATGAATCAACATTAAAATGCCAGATGCACACTGGGTTATGTGTGTTTAATGACTAAACGTTATGAGCTCCCTTTGTTCATCACCGTTTCTCCAGTTCCTGTCTGTGCCTCTAGATAGcagagaggggaaagaaaaaaaagccaacgCCAACACTTCCCTTTCTGCAAAAACCGAGAGCCCTAATACCTAAAACAGTGTTTTCTTTGAGCTTCCTTCTCACATCCAAACTCTGAGACCTGGAATAGTGTTCGTTATGGTTCATATAAGCTCACGTCAACCAAAAACAGCTGTGACGTGGGAGTACCTTTAGTATGAGAGGCTCCGTCCCCGGGAAATATGTACGAGTCCTCCAGTTTAGTGATGTCATACAGGCAGATACACAAGCCTACGTTATACACGACCTGGTTAAAGAGGAGACACGTTAATTACGAAACTGCAGAAAAGCAACAGCTGGAgtgatagtaataataataataataataataataataataataataatgcctcAGACAGAGGCTGCTTCTGAGCGCTTGTTCTACTTCCACTAATCTGcgttgttgaattctcgattcggAT
It encodes:
- the polr3h gene encoding DNA-directed RNA polymerase III subunit RPC8, translating into MFVVVEMIDTVRIPPWNFHRQLNDAIAEELNKKLANKVVYNVGLCICLYDITKLEDSYIFPGDGASHTKVHFRYVVFHPFLDEVMVGKIKYCSQEGVYVSLGFFDDILIPPESLQQPAKFDEAEQVWVWEYETDEGAHDLYMDQGEDIRFRVVDEFFLDTSPTGPTKEPEAPAQTASAAPATATDDGTQKKESPYTLVASISEPGLGLLSWWSG